AGCTGGATTTACTGTTGTAGATTAATCACTTTAGACTGATTTTACTATTTACCAAGGTTCTTTTTTAACCTGCTCTTTGTTTAAGAGCAGGTTTTTTAGTAAAAAAAATTAAACTCTAATTGGGATGAATAGTTGTGATGTGATAGCTCAGTATAAAATATTGAACTTTTTGTATGATTTAAGAAAGTTTATTTTTTAAATAAAAATACATTTATTACATGGTGTTATGAGTAAAATGTATGTATTTTAAATTTTGGCACGCGAGTTGCTATATTTAAATTACCTTCATTCTTTTGCTGAGATTAAATCGAAAACAGGCCTCGCCGGATACCACCGGCGGGGCCTTTTCGATTTTGTAGTAAAATATAATTTAATTGCGGGATAATTCTGAGTGAAGTTGTCGAGTGGGATTTAAATTTTGAAAAATCAGTTGAGCATAAATCTTTAGTGATCAAATTGCGTGTCGCTTTATAATACAGCTTAATCGGTTCAAAAAATTTAACTTAGACCCCTTGTTAATGCTGTATAGTTTCGGATTAGTATAAAAAATTTAACTTTCTGTTTATGTAGTAAAGTTTGTTGTTTTTGTATAAAATGCAAATATATTAGTACCTTAAAGTTTTATTTTTATTCTCTTAGATTTTGGCACGCGAGTTGCTATATTTAAATTACCTTCATTCTTTTGCTGATATAAATATCGAAAACAGGCCTCGTCGGATACCACCGGCGGGGCCTTTTCGTTTGAAGCTTATACTCCATCAGGTAAATTCCTACTTAAGCGTTGCTACATATAAGTTCTTAAGCCTGTTTAATAATTTATACCTTAATTCCATTTGTCTTGTTTTCTTTCTCAAAAATAAATCGTATTATCTTGTCATAAAAAAACATATGCGTTAACAATCATAATGGAGTACTGATTGTAAGTACTCTTATTTTGTCTACTACATAATAAGGTTGTATTTAGATGATTGGATCTAAACCATGTCCCCATTGCGGCAATGATATTGTCATTTATCGCAATCCAGTTCCCACTGTAGATATTGTCATTTATGACCCATGTCAGGGGGTTGTATTGATTAAGAGAAATAACCCTCCGCTTGGTTGGGCTTTACCCGGAGGGTTTGTTGATTATGGAGAAACTCTTGAACATGCAGCTGTACGCGAAGCAAAAGAAGAGACTAATCTTGATGTTGTGCTGACCGGACTTGTCGGAGTTTATTCAGTGCCGTGCCGTGATGATAGACAGCATTCAATTAGTATCACTTATAGCGCTGTCGCATGTGATTCACAAATTATTAAAGCCGGTGATGATGCTGGAACCGCATGTTTTTTTCAGTTGGACGATCTTCCGGATTTAGTCTTTGACCATAGAGATATTTTGCATGATTTTTCGTCTAAAATTCTTTCGTTACAAACTTCGGCCTCGGTAGGGGCTTAGCTCTACCGTAATTTTGCTTAGCAGGTATAAAATAAAAGGGAGTTTGGCCAGTGCATGACGTTTTATACGTAACTTCGGAAATGTATCCTTTTTCTAAGACAGGTGGGCTGGGTGACGTTATGGGAGCCTTGCCTCCTTGCGTTCATGATAAAGGAGTTAACTCCGCAGTGATTACTCCGTTTTATGGACGGATGAATCTGGACGGACATAAACTGAGACTAGTGTATTCTGACCTGCATGTTGGATACCCTTGGCCGTCTACCACTGCTGAAATATATCAGACAGACTACGACGGGATGCCTGTTTATTTTGTAGCAAGGGGTGAATATTTTGACCGGCGCTACTACTACAATACCCATAACGGAGATTATTTTGATAACTGTGAAAGATTTATTTTCTTTTGCAAAGCTGTTTTAAAGTGGGCAAGACTGCTTCCCAGTCCTCCGGCTGTAATCCATTCACATGATTGGCAGTCTGCTCTTGTTCCTCCTTATTTATATTTTGAACGCGCCAAAGATTCTTTCTGGAAAAATACGAAATCAGTTGCAACGATTCATAATCTTGCCTTTCAGGGACGATTTTCTGAAAGACTTTTTCATGAATCAGGACTGCCGACTGAAGCATGGTCCATGCACGGGGCTGAATTTTATGGTGACTTTAATATGTTGAAAGCAGGCATTGCCTACAGCGACGCTGTCACTGCCGTTAGTCCTACTTATGCAGAAGAAATTTTAGGGCCTGAATTCGGGTGTGGTCTGGAAGGATTTTTGAGAAGTAATAAAAGCAAAATCGAAGGTATTTTAAATGGCGCAGATTACAATGTTTGGGATCCTTCCGAAGATAAATTTTTACCATGCAGGTACACGGCTGAAGATATTACCGGTAAGCAGAAATGTAAGCTGAGTATGTTGCGTGAGTTCAACATATCAGATCAATTTGCAGACAACCCTGTTTTTGGATTCATAGGCCGCCTCAGAGATCAGAAGGGTGTTGACCTGCTGATTGACATTATTCCGAAGCTTATGAAAAGAGACATCGGTCTTATAGTGCTTGGTGAAGGAAATCTTGCCTACGAAGCTCAGCTTCTCGAACTGATGGAAGAGTATGCTGGAAAAATGAGTGTTCGGGTCGGATACACTGAAGATTTAGCACATTCAATTCAGGCAGGGTCGGATATCTTTTTAATGCCGTCCAGATATGAGCCATGCGGTTTGACGCAGATTTATGCCTTGAGGTTTGGAACTCCTCCTGTTGCAACAGCTGTAGGCGGGTTATGTGATACTATCACTCCTTTCCCCGATAAATCTGCTACTGGATTTACTTTTGCAAAGCCGGACCCTGATTTGTTTTTCGAAGCAATCGAGCTTGCTATTGCTGCTTGGTACGATAGAAAAGAATGGAAGGAAATGGTTAAACGGGCAATGCTGAAAGAGTTCACATGGGACTGTTCAGCTGATGAATATATTAAATTGTATCGCAAACTTGGTGCGAGAATTTAGGGAATAGTATGTCACAAGAATTGATAGCGGATTTAGCTGGAAGGCTTAACGTGGACATTAAAGGTTTAAATTTTATTGAGTCGATTAGAATGCTTCAGAGAGTTGAAGATAATTTTGATTGTTTTGCAAGAGCTGAGAGCGGTTTTTGTAATCAGAACGAATGTTTATTTTATACTGAATGTCTTCAGAATTCTCAAAAAGCAAAGGATTAATTCTTCATGCCTGAAACTTTACCTGTCTACATAGCCCCTTTTGATTTGTTTATGTTTGGGAAAGGTGAGCACTGGGATCTTTATCGTATTCTCGGCGCACATTTTGATGTGCAGGATAAAAGGGAAGGATATCGGTTTGCCGTGTGGGCTCCAAATGCACGCAATATTTATGTTGCCGGAGATTTCAACAGTTGGGACAGCAGGGCCAATCCGCTGTATCCTGTAGGTGTGTCCGGCATCTGGGCAGGATTTGTTCCTGACGTTGTTCCCGGGCAGATGTATAAATTTCAGGTAATTCAAAGCGATGGTCGTGAAGTAACCAAAACAGATCCTTTCGCATTCAGGTCAGAAATGAGGCCAGGTCATGCCGCTGTTACTTGGGGGCTTGAGAATCATGAATGGGAAGATGAAGTATGGATGGCAGATCGTAGAAGTGGCGGCCTGCCTCTTAATAAGCCGATGTCCTGCTATGAAGTGCATTTAGGCTCATGGCGCAGGAATAACTGGGACTATCGTACTTATCGTCAACTGACTGAAGAACTTATCCCTTATGCAAAAGATATGGGGTTTACCCATATTGAACTTATGCCTATTGCTGAACATCCTTTGGACGAATCGTGGGGATATCAGACCAGTCATTATTTTTCGCCGACATCGCGTCACGGCACGCCAGATGATCTAAGATATTTTATTGATAAATGTCATCAGGAAGGACTTGGAGTTATTCTGGACTGGGTTCCCGGTCATTTCCCAAAAGATGAGTGGGGACTTGGGCGTTTTGACGGAACTGCACTTTATGAGCATGCAGATCCTCGTAAAGGTGAGCATCCTGATTGGGGTACATATATTTTTAATTTCGGCCGCCATGAGGTTTGTAACTTTCTGCTGACCAATGCTCTTTACTGGCTTAAAGAATTTCACATTGACGGGCTTCGCATTGATGCTGTGGCTTCTATGCTTTATCTTGATTATTCAAGAGAAGAGGGCGAATGGGTTGCCAATGATCATGGCGGTAATGAGAATGTAGAAGCCATTGAAATGTTTAAACAGCTCAATACAGTTGTTCATGATCAGTTTCCCGGCGCAGTTATGGTTGCTGAAGAATCTACTTCATGGCCGGGAGTTTCACGCCCTGTTTATACCGGAGGGCTTGGATTTTCCTTCAAGTGGAATATGGGGTGGATGAATGACACGCTTAGCTATGTAAGCAAAAGTCCGATTCATCGCGCATATCATCACAACAGTTTAACTTTTTCTATGATTTACGCTTTCAGCGAAAATTTTGTTCTTCCTATTTCGCACGATGAAGTAGTGCACGGAAAAGGGTCACTCTTATCAAAAATGCCCGGTGATACTTGGCAGCAGATGGCTAATTTACGTCTTCTTTTCAGTTATCAGTGGGCACATCCTGGCAAGAAATTATTATTTATGGGGTGCGAATTCGGACAGTGGAATGAGTGGGATTGCCGCAAAGAATTAGACTGGGTATTGCTCGGCTTTCCTGCACATCAGGGATTGCGCAATACTGTCACTGACTTAAACAGAACACTGCGCGAAAATCCAGCCATGTACAAACAGGACAATGATTGGTCCGGTTTTGAGTGGGTAGATTTCAGCGATTACAAATCTTCGACCATAAGTTTTTTACGCAAGAGTGATGGCGACAAGTCCATTCTCTGGGTTTTCAACTTCACTCCGGTAGTGCGGACAGGTTATTGTTTGGGATGCCCGCAAGGGGGTACGTGGAAGGAAATATTTAATTCAGATGCAGAGATATACGGCGGATCAAATGTAGGTAATGTTGGTGAAGTAATTGCCAAGAAAGCCGGAGATATTGGGTCCTTTCCATATTATCTGGACCTTACCTTGCCTCCGCTTGCTGCTATAGCTTTGCGGCCTGAGTAATTTTGTCTCCGACGGGCAGGGGCTTTGCCCCTTGCATCCCTACCAAAGGAGATAATCTCTTTTGGAGTCCTTATTAATAATTAGTTGGTTTATGGAGGGAGCTTTCTTTTTAGGAAGTTTCCCTTTTTTCTGTTCTTGCTAACGGTTTTGAAATAGTATTGGATAGCATCCGTTAAGCGATTTTTTATAGTCAAAAAAAGGTGATGATATGAAAAAAAATATATGTATAACTCTTGGTGATCCTAATGGGCTGGGACCTGAACTTGTGTGTAGGTTATTATCAGGTCGTAAGCCAGATCGTACTTTTTTAATGATAGGTCCAGTAAACAGTTTGGAATATCATTTGGAACGGCTTGGACTTGATCGTTTTTTTGAAGAGATTAGTGATCCCAAGCAAATTATTGGAGCGAAGGCGGGATATTATCTTTATTGTCCTGAGAAATTAAAAGATTTTAAGTTGAATATCGGTGTTGCGGAACCTGAAGGAGGGCGTGGTGCCGGAGAAGCCCTTGAAACAGCTGTTCAGTTGTTAAATGATAAAATTCTGTTCGGGCTTGTGACTTGTCCACTAAACAAAGCTATGCTGCAACTGGCCGGCTTTGATTTTCCGGGACATACTGAATTTCTGGCAGAAAGGTCTGGAGTAGGGCGTGATAATGTGTGTATGCATCTTGGCGGACCAAAGCTTAAAGTTAGCCTTGTCAGCACTCATCCTGAGTTTAAAGATATTCCGAATTTTGTGACCAAAGAAAGAATTTTGCGTTGTCTTGATCTGACTGATCAACTCGTGAAATCACTTGGTCTAGAGCAGCCTATTGCTGTATGCGGTCTTAATCCTCACGCAGGTGAGTCTGGAAGAATCGGGCATGAAGAAATTGATATTATTGAACCTGCGATTAAAGAAGCTAATGCGAAAGGCTTGAATGTTGAAGGTCCGTTCCCCGGTGATACTATTTTTTATTTTGCAGCGCAGGGCGAATATAGCGCAGTCCTTGCTATGTATCATGACCAAGGGTTGGCTCCACTTAAACTTTTGCATTTCAGTGAAGCTGTAAATATTACGCTTGGATTGCCGTTTCCGAGAACTTCACCCGATCACGGTACCGGCTATGACATAACCGGCACAGGAAAAGCTTCATTAGAAAGCTTTAAAGCAGCACTTGAAACAGCCGAAAAAATGGTGGATGCGTAATTATTTAAAATATTTTTCAATCTAATTATTTTTAATAAGTATTCCAAAGGGAGTTCTCCCCTTTGGTGGGGATGCAAGGGGCAAAGCCCTTTGTCCGCCAGAGGCATACTGTATATAGCTTACCTACTTATAATAAATTCAGCCGCAGCAAGTAGATCGTCAGCAATATATGTGGCTTTGTCTTTGCACTTTGGTTCTTCTTTCGCCCCTTTGCCTGTGCGGACTAGGATTGTGCTGGATCCTTTGGCTAAGCCAAGTTCTATGTCACACAGCTTGTCGCCGATTACGTAGCAATTTTTCGGATCTAATTTAAATTCTTTAATAGCTTTGTCGAACATTTCCGGTGCAGGTTTGCGGCAATTGCAATTTTGTTCCGGTGTATGTGGGCAGTGGTATATTGCGGATAATTTGATCCCGATTGGGGCTAACAGCTCTTCCATTCTGCTGTTTACAGCTTCCATATCATGAGTGGAATAATATCCGCGTCCTATTCCTGATTGATTCGTAACAACTATCAGGCCGAACCCTGCATCCTGCATTTGTTTAAGCCCTTGTTCCGCATTGGGCAGAATTTCAACTCCGGCAGGGTCGCTTAGATA
This sequence is a window from Desulfovibrio sp. UCD-KL4C. Protein-coding genes within it:
- a CDS encoding NUDIX hydrolase, with product MIGSKPCPHCGNDIVIYRNPVPTVDIVIYDPCQGVVLIKRNNPPLGWALPGGFVDYGETLEHAAVREAKEETNLDVVLTGLVGVYSVPCRDDRQHSISITYSAVACDSQIIKAGDDAGTACFFQLDDLPDLVFDHRDILHDFSSKILSLQTSASVGA
- the glgA gene encoding glycogen synthase GlgA, with amino-acid sequence MHDVLYVTSEMYPFSKTGGLGDVMGALPPCVHDKGVNSAVITPFYGRMNLDGHKLRLVYSDLHVGYPWPSTTAEIYQTDYDGMPVYFVARGEYFDRRYYYNTHNGDYFDNCERFIFFCKAVLKWARLLPSPPAVIHSHDWQSALVPPYLYFERAKDSFWKNTKSVATIHNLAFQGRFSERLFHESGLPTEAWSMHGAEFYGDFNMLKAGIAYSDAVTAVSPTYAEEILGPEFGCGLEGFLRSNKSKIEGILNGADYNVWDPSEDKFLPCRYTAEDITGKQKCKLSMLREFNISDQFADNPVFGFIGRLRDQKGVDLLIDIIPKLMKRDIGLIVLGEGNLAYEAQLLELMEEYAGKMSVRVGYTEDLAHSIQAGSDIFLMPSRYEPCGLTQIYALRFGTPPVATAVGGLCDTITPFPDKSATGFTFAKPDPDLFFEAIELAIAAWYDRKEWKEMVKRAMLKEFTWDCSADEYIKLYRKLGARI
- the glgB gene encoding 1,4-alpha-glucan branching protein GlgB is translated as MPETLPVYIAPFDLFMFGKGEHWDLYRILGAHFDVQDKREGYRFAVWAPNARNIYVAGDFNSWDSRANPLYPVGVSGIWAGFVPDVVPGQMYKFQVIQSDGREVTKTDPFAFRSEMRPGHAAVTWGLENHEWEDEVWMADRRSGGLPLNKPMSCYEVHLGSWRRNNWDYRTYRQLTEELIPYAKDMGFTHIELMPIAEHPLDESWGYQTSHYFSPTSRHGTPDDLRYFIDKCHQEGLGVILDWVPGHFPKDEWGLGRFDGTALYEHADPRKGEHPDWGTYIFNFGRHEVCNFLLTNALYWLKEFHIDGLRIDAVASMLYLDYSREEGEWVANDHGGNENVEAIEMFKQLNTVVHDQFPGAVMVAEESTSWPGVSRPVYTGGLGFSFKWNMGWMNDTLSYVSKSPIHRAYHHNSLTFSMIYAFSENFVLPISHDEVVHGKGSLLSKMPGDTWQQMANLRLLFSYQWAHPGKKLLFMGCEFGQWNEWDCRKELDWVLLGFPAHQGLRNTVTDLNRTLRENPAMYKQDNDWSGFEWVDFSDYKSSTISFLRKSDGDKSILWVFNFTPVVRTGYCLGCPQGGTWKEIFNSDAEIYGGSNVGNVGEVIAKKAGDIGSFPYYLDLTLPPLAAIALRPE
- the pdxA gene encoding 4-hydroxythreonine-4-phosphate dehydrogenase PdxA; translation: MKKNICITLGDPNGLGPELVCRLLSGRKPDRTFLMIGPVNSLEYHLERLGLDRFFEEISDPKQIIGAKAGYYLYCPEKLKDFKLNIGVAEPEGGRGAGEALETAVQLLNDKILFGLVTCPLNKAMLQLAGFDFPGHTEFLAERSGVGRDNVCMHLGGPKLKVSLVSTHPEFKDIPNFVTKERILRCLDLTDQLVKSLGLEQPIAVCGLNPHAGESGRIGHEEIDIIEPAIKEANAKGLNVEGPFPGDTIFYFAAQGEYSAVLAMYHDQGLAPLKLLHFSEAVNITLGLPFPRTSPDHGTGYDITGTGKASLESFKAALETAEKMVDA
- a CDS encoding D-glycero-alpha-D-manno-heptose-1,7-bisphosphate 7-phosphatase, whose amino-acid sequence is MGDYILLDRDGTIIADKHYLSDPAGVEILPNAEQGLKQMQDAGFGLIVVTNQSGIGRGYYSTHDMEAVNSRMEELLAPIGIKLSAIYHCPHTPEQNCNCRKPAPEMFDKAIKEFKLDPKNCYVIGDKLCDIELGLAKGSSTILVRTGKGAKEEPKCKDKATYIADDLLAAAEFIISR